The following proteins are encoded in a genomic region of Pagrus major chromosome 16, Pma_NU_1.0:
- the LOC141010026 gene encoding transmembrane protein 74-like, translating to MAHLELFYFDQPDPRDASRSTDELSCSGGKSLHPGGGEGSAPWTETRTAARPKEETETSFTCKHQEEEEEEDVQLMETSPRTCRLSRSSSSELYEEEEEELVVEDEEEEEEEEEEDIPELYLLSDDDLSSDASGKSVDYGFIIAVTCLVTGISLVAISYTVPRDVRVDPDSVSAREMERLEREKARVGAHLDRCVIAGLCLLTLGGVLLSTLLMISMWKGEMMRRKAFAYSRHAAKLYGSINLRAGSSPTRESCSHLSAADEDLEVLS from the coding sequence ATGGCTCATCTcgaactgttttactttgatcAACCCGATCCGAGAGACGCCTCCCGAAGTACCGACGAGCTGAGCTGCAGCGGCGGAAAGTCGCTCCATCCCGGCGGAGGAGAGGGTTCAGCACCCTGGACAGAGACCCGGACAGCCGCGCGTCCGAAGGAGGAGACGGAGACGTCTTTCACCTGCAAAcaccaggaggaagaggaggaagaggatgttCAGCTGATGGAGACAAGTCCACGAACCTGCAGACTGAGTCGGAGCTCCTCAAGTGAACTgtacgaggaggaggaggaggagctggtggtggaggatgaggaggaggaggaggaggaggaggaggaggacatccCGGAACTTTACCTGCTGTCCGATGACGACCTCTCCTCTGACGCCTCGGGGAAGTCTGTGGATTACGGCTTTATCATCGCTGTGACCTGCCTGGTCACCGGCATCTCCCTGGTGGCCATATCCTACACGGTCCCCAGGGACGTCCGAGTGGACCCGGACAGCGTGTCCGCCCGGGAGATGGAGCGCCTGGAGAGGGAGAAGGCCAGGGTGGGGGCCCATCTGGACCGGTGCGTCATAGCCGGACTGTGCCTGCTCACCCTCGGGGGCGTGCTGCTCTCCACCCTGCTCATGATCTCCATGTGGAAAGGggagatgatgaggaggaaagCCTTCGCGTATTCCAGACACGCAGCAAAGTTGTACGGCTCGATCAATCTGAGAGCAGGCTCCAGCCCGACCCGGGAGTCCTGCTCCCATTTGTCAGCGGCTGATGAGGATTTAGAAGTGCTCAGCTGA
- the trhrb gene encoding thyrotropin-releasing hormone receptor b, with translation MENFTAAPELNHTLGTWTDYSIQYKVISSLLLLLICALGIVGNVMVILVVLTTKHMRTPTNCYLVSLAVADLMVLTSAGLPSFTDSIFGSWVFGHYGCLCITYFQYLGINASSCSITAFTIERYIAICHPIKAQFLCTLSRAKKIILFVWAFTSLYCVMWFYLSDIQELVYDNITIITCGYRVSRKFYLPIYFFDFGVFFVLPLLLSAVLYGLIARILFLNPLPSDPKDKKNGQNNHNVNNKTSCKNSRHSSSTASSRRQVTKMLAVVVILFATLWMPYRTLVVVNSCLDQAYLDSWFLLFCRICIYLNSAINPVIYNAMSQKFRAAFRKICRCGRKGSDKPATYSVALTYSAVKDTSMVESTDHFTTELEELTVTDELLSDQKMFPDPCVYGKVNFSDA, from the exons ATGGAGAACTTTACAGCAGCTCCAGAGCTCAACCACACTTTGGGCACTTGGACGGACTACAGCATCCAGTACAAAGTGATAAGTAGCTTGCTGCTTTTGTTGATTTGCGCTCTAGGAATCGTTGGCAACGTTATGGTCATCCTGGTGGTGCTCACTACCAAACACATGAGGACTCCAACCAACTGCTACCTGGTGAGTCTGGCCGTGGCTGACCTGATGGTGCTCACATCGGCTGGGTTGCCCTCCTTCACGGACAGCATCTTTGGATCTTGGGTGTTCGGACACTACGGGTGCCTCTGCATCACCTACTTCCAGTATCTGGGGATCAACGCGTCCTCCTGCTCCATCACAGCCTTCACCATCGAGAGATACATCGCCATCTGCCATCCGATTAAAGCTCAGTTTCTGTGCACCCTCTCCCGAGCgaaaaagatcattttgttCGTTTGGGCTTTCACCTCTCtgtactgtgtgatgtggttCTACCTGTCAGACATCCAGGAGCTGGTGTACGacaacatcaccatcatcacctgCGGCTACAGAGTCTCCAGGAAGTTTTATTTACCCATTTACTTCTTCGACTTCGGCGTCTTCTTcgtgctgccgctgctgctctcTGCGGTCCTGTACGGACTCATCGCCCGGATCCTCTTCCTCAACCCGCTGCCCTCCGACCCCAAAGACAAGAAGAACGGACAGAACAACCACAACGTCAACAACAAAACCAGCTGCAAGAACTCCCGACACTCCAGCTCCACGGCGAGCTCCcgcagacag GTGACCAAGATGCTGGCTGTGGTGGTGATCCTGTTCGCCACGCTCTGGATGCCGTACCGCACTCTGGTGGTGGTCAACTCCTGCCTGGACCAGGCCTACCTGGACAGCTGGTTCCTGCTTTTCTGCCGGATTTGCATCTACCTCAACAGCGCCATCAACCCAGTCATCTACAACGCCATGTCGCAGAAGTTCCGCGCCGCTTTCCGCAAGATCTGCCGCTGTGGCAGGAAAGGCTCGGACAAACCGGCCACCTACAGCGTGGCCCTCACGTACAGCGCGGTGAAGGACACGTCGATGGTGGAGAGCACAGATCACTTCACTACAGAGCTGGAAGAGCTGACTGTCACAGACGAGCTGCtgtcagatcagaaaatgtTCCCAGATCCCTGTGTGTACGGGAAGGTGAATTTCAGCGACGCCTGA